A single window of Prochlorothrix hollandica PCC 9006 = CALU 1027 DNA harbors:
- the glmS gene encoding glutamine--fructose-6-phosphate transaminase (isomerizing): MCGIVGYIGTQTATDILLDGLRKLEYRGYDSAGIATLWEGEIQCIRAKGKLYNLQTRLQDHSSPAQIGIGHTRWATHGKPEERNAHPHLNREQGVAVVQNGIIENHRDLRDRLSALGYTFESDTDTETIPHLIAHHLTAIAAETAQPFSPLLEAISRAIQELEGAFAIAVICAAYPDELIIARQQAPLCIGFGQGEFFCASDTTAIANHTQTVLSLENGEIAKLTPLGVEVYNFQGERLRKQPRTLDWNPSQVEKQGFRHFMLKEIHEQPEVMRACLGAYFNGQWLEKATQNQETQNQETQNQEIQNQETQNPLSPVQLRFSDDLYSDLQQVQIVACGTSWHASLVGKYLLEQVAGIPTTVHYASEFRYAPTPLMPHTLTIGVTQSGETADTLAALEMEQERRNHHQGSPQGGDYRPRLLGITNRPESTLAHVLPNVILTPAGVEVGVAATKTFMAQLMAFYALALDLAHHRHHLPSDRLLALVSALHQLPKQMEALLRDQEEPIATLAHEFVDTHDFIFLGRGINFPIALEGALKLKEISYIHAEGYPAGEMKHGPIALLDAKVPVVAIAVPGAVYEKVLSNAQEAKARDARIIGVSTIGREADMFDDLLAVPPVDELVSPLLTVIPLQLLSYYIAALRGLDVDQPRNLAKSVTVE; this comes from the coding sequence ATGTGTGGAATTGTGGGATATATCGGCACCCAGACCGCGACCGATATCCTCTTGGATGGCCTGCGCAAACTAGAATATCGGGGTTATGACTCTGCCGGTATCGCCACCCTATGGGAGGGGGAGATTCAGTGTATTCGCGCCAAGGGCAAACTGTATAACCTCCAAACCCGGCTCCAAGACCACAGTAGCCCTGCCCAAATTGGCATTGGTCACACCCGCTGGGCCACCCATGGCAAACCGGAAGAACGCAACGCCCACCCCCACCTCAACCGGGAACAGGGGGTGGCGGTGGTGCAAAACGGCATCATTGAAAATCACCGAGATTTGCGCGATCGCCTCAGTGCCCTCGGTTATACCTTTGAGTCGGATACCGACACCGAAACCATCCCCCACCTCATTGCCCACCACCTGACGGCGATCGCCGCCGAAACTGCCCAACCGTTCTCGCCCCTGCTGGAAGCGATCAGCCGCGCCATCCAGGAGTTGGAGGGAGCCTTTGCGATCGCGGTGATTTGTGCCGCCTATCCCGACGAGTTAATCATTGCCCGCCAGCAAGCCCCCCTCTGTATTGGCTTTGGCCAAGGGGAATTTTTCTGCGCCTCGGATACGACGGCGATCGCCAACCATACCCAAACCGTCCTCTCCCTGGAAAATGGGGAAATCGCCAAGCTCACCCCCCTGGGCGTAGAGGTCTATAACTTCCAGGGGGAGCGCCTCCGCAAGCAACCCCGCACCCTGGACTGGAACCCCAGCCAAGTGGAGAAACAAGGGTTCCGCCACTTCATGCTCAAGGAAATCCACGAACAGCCGGAAGTCATGCGGGCCTGTTTAGGAGCCTACTTCAATGGCCAGTGGCTAGAGAAAGCGACTCAAAACCAAGAAACCCAAAACCAAGAAACCCAAAACCAAGAAATCCAAAACCAAGAAACCCAAAACCCGTTATCCCCCGTTCAACTGCGGTTTAGCGACGATCTCTATAGCGATCTGCAACAGGTGCAGATTGTGGCCTGCGGCACCAGTTGGCACGCCAGCCTGGTGGGCAAATATTTGCTGGAACAGGTGGCGGGCATTCCCACCACGGTTCACTATGCCTCCGAGTTCCGCTATGCCCCCACGCCCCTGATGCCCCACACCCTCACCATTGGGGTCACCCAGTCCGGGGAAACCGCCGACACCCTCGCGGCCCTGGAAATGGAACAGGAGCGGCGCAACCACCACCAAGGCTCTCCCCAGGGCGGCGACTACCGGCCTAGACTGCTGGGCATCACCAACCGCCCCGAAAGTACCCTGGCCCATGTCCTGCCCAATGTGATCCTGACCCCGGCAGGGGTGGAAGTGGGGGTAGCGGCCACGAAAACCTTTATGGCCCAACTGATGGCCTTCTATGCCCTGGCCCTGGACTTGGCCCACCATCGCCACCACTTGCCCAGCGATCGTCTCCTCGCCCTGGTCAGCGCCCTGCACCAGCTACCCAAGCAAATGGAGGCGTTATTGAGGGATCAGGAGGAACCGATCGCCACCCTGGCCCATGAGTTTGTGGATACCCACGATTTCATTTTTCTGGGGCGGGGGATTAATTTCCCCATTGCCCTGGAGGGGGCGCTGAAGCTCAAGGAAATTAGCTATATCCACGCCGAAGGCTATCCCGCTGGGGAAATGAAGCATGGACCCATTGCCCTGTTGGATGCCAAGGTGCCGGTGGTGGCAATCGCGGTGCCCGGTGCCGTGTATGAGAAAGTCCTGTCCAATGCCCAGGAAGCCAAAGCCCGCGATGCCCGAATCATTGGGGTCAGCACCATAGGACGAGAAGCAGATATGTTTGATGATCTCCTGGCGGTGCCGCCGGTGGATGAGCTGGTTTCTCCGTTGCTGACGGTGATTCCCCTTCAGTTACTGTCCTATTACATTGCTGCCCTGCGGGGTTTAGATGTGGATCAGCCCCGTAACTTGGCCAAGAGTGTCACCGTAGAATAG
- a CDS encoding Uma2 family endonuclease, whose protein sequence is MIAIPHHIAPDEYLIIDRDSPTRHEYHHGLVYAMAGGSGNHARISINLLSLINIHLGNDINCRLYNGDVKVNYAEDFYYYPDAFVTCDPRDRADRYIKRHPKLIAEVLSQSTEDFDRTDKFTDYQKLDSLEEYILISQDTERVECRRRQPDNTWTTTVYQTGDRITLTSINLEFDIDQLYRGLDTDLEQ, encoded by the coding sequence ATGATCGCCATCCCCCACCACATCGCCCCCGATGAATACCTGATCATCGATCGCGACAGCCCCACCCGCCACGAATACCACCATGGTCTCGTCTACGCTATGGCCGGTGGCAGCGGTAACCACGCCCGCATTTCGATTAACCTGCTTAGCCTCATCAACATCCACCTCGGTAATGACATAAATTGTCGCCTCTACAATGGCGATGTCAAAGTGAACTACGCCGAAGACTTTTACTACTATCCCGATGCCTTTGTTACCTGCGATCCCCGCGATCGGGCCGATCGCTACATCAAACGCCACCCCAAACTCATCGCCGAAGTCCTCTCCCAAAGTACCGAAGACTTTGACCGCACCGATAAATTCACCGACTACCAAAAACTCGACAGCCTCGAAGAATACATCCTCATTTCCCAAGACACCGAGCGCGTCGAATGCCGCCGCCGCCAACCCGACAACACCTGGACAACCACCGTGTATCAAACCGGCGATCGCATCACCCTCACCAGCATCAACCTCGAATTTGACATCGACCAACTCTATCGCGGCCTGGATACCGACCTAGAGCAGTAA